A genomic stretch from Phycisphaerae bacterium includes:
- the tuf gene encoding elongation factor Tu encodes MAKEKFERTKPHVNVGTIGHVDHGKTTLTAAITAVQAKKGLAKFKAYDEVAKASEKDGRRDPTKILTIATSHVEYESEKRHYAHVDCPGHADYVKNMITGAAQMDGAILVVSAADGPMPQTREHVLLARQVNVPALVVFLNKIDLLDDPELLDLVELEVRELLNKYEFPGDTIPIIRGQSNAALTNPADPKASECITKLMEALDNNIPEPLREQDKPFLMPVEDVFSIKGRGTVGTGRIERGIIKVGEEVEIIGLNKETRKTTVTGVEMFNKTLDEGRAGDNVGLLLRGVEKEELERGQVLAKPGSITPHTKFEAEVYVLTKEEGGRHTPFFTNYRPQFYLRTTDVTGSLKLLGGAEMCMPGDNVTLEVELISPVALEEGVRFAVREGGRTVGSGVVTKVLA; translated from the coding sequence ATGGCCAAGGAGAAATTTGAACGAACGAAACCGCACGTGAACGTCGGCACCATTGGTCACGTGGACCACGGCAAGACGACGCTTACGGCCGCGATCACGGCGGTGCAGGCCAAGAAGGGTCTGGCCAAGTTCAAGGCTTACGACGAAGTGGCGAAGGCATCCGAAAAGGACGGCCGGCGCGACCCGACGAAGATCTTGACCATCGCGACGAGCCACGTCGAGTACGAGTCGGAAAAGCGGCACTACGCCCACGTGGACTGTCCGGGTCACGCGGACTACGTGAAGAACATGATTACCGGCGCGGCTCAGATGGACGGCGCGATTCTGGTAGTCAGTGCGGCCGACGGGCCGATGCCCCAGACGCGCGAACACGTTCTTTTGGCTCGCCAGGTGAACGTGCCGGCCCTGGTGGTGTTCCTGAACAAGATTGACCTGCTTGACGATCCCGAGCTGCTCGACCTCGTCGAACTTGAGGTTCGTGAGCTGCTCAATAAGTACGAGTTTCCCGGCGACACCATCCCGATCATTCGCGGTCAGTCCAATGCGGCGTTGACCAACCCGGCCGACCCCAAGGCCTCCGAATGCATCACCAAGCTGATGGAGGCGCTGGACAACAATATTCCCGAGCCGCTCCGCGAGCAGGACAAGCCCTTCCTGATGCCCGTCGAAGACGTGTTCAGCATCAAGGGCCGCGGCACGGTCGGCACTGGCCGCATCGAGCGCGGCATCATCAAAGTCGGCGAGGAAGTCGAGATCATCGGCCTGAACAAGGAAACGCGGAAGACGACCGTCACCGGCGTCGAAATGTTCAACAAGACGCTCGACGAAGGGCGGGCCGGCGACAACGTCGGGCTTCTTCTTCGCGGCGTTGAAAAAGAAGAACTGGAGCGCGGCCAGGTGCTGGCGAAGCCCGGTTCGATCACGCCACATACGAAGTTCGAAGCCGAGGTGTACGTCTTGACCAAAGAGGAAGGCGGCCGGCACACGCCGTTCTTCACGAACTATCGGCCGCAGTTTTATCTGCGCACGACGGACGTGACGGGCAGTTTGAAATTGCTGGGCGGTGCGGAAATGTGCATGCCCGGCGACAACGTGACTCTGGAAGTCGAATTGATTTCACCGGTCGCTTTGGAAGAAGGCGTTCGTTTCGCGGTTCGCGAGGGCGGCCGTACGGTCGGCTCCGGCGTCGTGACGAAAGTATTGGCATAA
- the rpmG gene encoding 50S ribosomal protein L33, producing MAKASKREWVWLECSESGDLNYRTEINVQQGVPEKLKAGLKKYSPRLRRHTLHKIKRK from the coding sequence ATGGCCAAGGCAAGCAAGAGAGAATGGGTTTGGCTGGAGTGCTCCGAGTCCGGGGACCTGAACTATCGGACCGAAATCAACGTCCAGCAAGGCGTACCTGAGAAGCTCAAGGCCGGCCTCAAGAAATACAGTCCGCGGCTGCGACGCCACACGCTCCATAAGATCAAGAGGAAGTGA
- the secE gene encoding preprotein translocase subunit SecE, which produces MAKRKDNGSDRSGSYASGAALADKESDMAEAAFHPSRDEGRDPRAVPGRGSEPPPRGPTDGGGGGGGGEGGGFFEIYKIGQGYYTRIWSGVAYGVLVLWMAHFLYVKCEMFGEGATTRYVQVGVAVATILGFGLVGYWALALNRRVCDFLIATEGEMKKVNWTSRREIIGSTKVVIFVLLAMGALLFVVDIFFMVFFNWIGILKGGSLLDTFWGMFK; this is translated from the coding sequence ATGGCAAAGCGAAAGGACAATGGCTCAGACCGAAGCGGGTCGTACGCTTCGGGTGCGGCGCTGGCCGACAAGGAGTCCGACATGGCCGAGGCGGCGTTCCATCCCAGCCGAGACGAAGGTCGCGATCCGCGCGCCGTACCGGGGCGAGGATCGGAGCCGCCTCCGCGCGGCCCCACGGATGGCGGTGGGGGCGGCGGAGGGGGAGAGGGCGGCGGATTCTTCGAGATTTACAAAATCGGCCAAGGGTATTACACGCGCATCTGGAGCGGCGTGGCCTATGGCGTGTTGGTCCTGTGGATGGCGCATTTCCTCTATGTCAAATGCGAGATGTTTGGGGAAGGCGCGACGACACGATACGTGCAGGTCGGCGTCGCGGTAGCCACGATTCTGGGGTTCGGCCTGGTGGGCTATTGGGCGCTCGCGTTGAATCGACGGGTTTGCGATTTCTTGATCGCCACCGAAGGCGAGATGAAAAAGGTGAACTGGACCAGCCGCAGGGAGATCATTGGGTCGACGAAAGTGGTGATCTTCGTCCTGCTGGCCATGGGGGCGTTGTTGTTTGTCGTGGACATCTTTTTCATGGTGTTTTTCAATTGGATCGGGATCTTGAAGGGCGGCAGCCTGCTCGACACGTTCTGGGGGATGTTTAAATGA
- the nusG gene encoding transcription termination/antitermination protein NusG encodes MTETPFEPVDILSGETAEGGDAATPVGDTPDERSPAVNETAVVDSPVAPVETAPPARSGAPVSMQWYVLRVASNREDQVAEALSRKVKIEHLDDRIGRILVPTQREKRMRGKVAKVFDRKLYPGYVFVEMATEEDGRIPEDVWFMVRETMSVGDFIGSDGKPTPMKPHDVEKMLAVVEKSAEQPTLAGMAGMKKGDAIKVKEGPFENFEGEIDEVFPDKGQVRVIVTIFGRPTPIDLEYWQIELA; translated from the coding sequence ATGACCGAAACCCCGTTTGAACCTGTCGATATCCTCTCCGGCGAAACGGCGGAAGGGGGCGATGCCGCGACACCGGTCGGGGACACACCGGATGAGCGCAGTCCTGCCGTGAATGAGACCGCCGTGGTCGATTCACCGGTAGCCCCGGTAGAAACCGCGCCGCCGGCGCGATCCGGTGCCCCGGTTTCAATGCAATGGTATGTGCTTCGCGTGGCCAGCAACCGCGAGGATCAGGTGGCCGAGGCGCTGTCGCGAAAGGTGAAGATCGAGCACCTGGACGATCGCATCGGGCGGATTCTGGTGCCGACCCAGCGCGAAAAACGGATGCGAGGCAAGGTGGCCAAGGTCTTCGACCGCAAGCTGTACCCCGGATATGTCTTCGTCGAAATGGCGACGGAGGAGGACGGGCGGATCCCCGAGGACGTTTGGTTCATGGTCCGCGAGACGATGAGCGTCGGCGATTTCATCGGGTCCGACGGCAAGCCGACGCCGATGAAGCCGCACGACGTGGAAAAGATGCTCGCCGTGGTGGAGAAGTCGGCCGAGCAGCCAACGCTGGCGGGCATGGCGGGCATGAAGAAGGGCGACGCGATCAAGGTCAAGGAAGGCCCGTTCGAGAATTTTGAAGGCGAGATTGACGAGGTCTTCCCGGACAAGGGTCAGGTGCGCGTCATCGTGACCATCTTCGGGCGACCGACGCCGATCGATTTGGAATATTGGCAGATCGAGCTTGCCTGA
- a CDS encoding KOW motif-containing protein, with protein sequence MPEEFKKGDAIRVKEGPFQESEGVVDEVFPDKDEVRAIIPIWGRPTPVVFENWMIELA encoded by the coding sequence TTGCCTGAAGAATTCAAGAAAGGCGATGCAATCCGGGTCAAAGAAGGCCCGTTCCAAGAATCTGAAGGCGTGGTTGACGAAGTTTTCCCGGATAAGGATGAGGTACGAGCCATTATTCCTATCTGGGGCCGGCCAACGCCAGTTGTTTTTGAAAACTGGATGATTGAGCTGGCATAG
- the rplK gene encoding 50S ribosomal protein L11, with amino-acid sequence MAKKKKTPTATFKVQGAGGQATPAPPIGPACGQYGVNPGQFVQQFNERTRHLNGMPVTAVVNVYADRTFDFVVKSPPASVLLKDAAKVAKGAGNPLKEKVGKVTQKQLEDIAKTKMPDLNCFNIEAAKRIVAGTARNMGIEIEG; translated from the coding sequence GTGGCAAAGAAGAAGAAAACACCGACGGCGACGTTCAAGGTGCAGGGGGCGGGCGGTCAGGCGACTCCGGCCCCGCCGATCGGGCCGGCGTGCGGGCAGTACGGCGTGAACCCCGGCCAGTTTGTGCAGCAGTTCAACGAGCGGACACGGCATCTCAACGGTATGCCGGTGACGGCGGTCGTGAACGTCTATGCGGATCGTACCTTTGATTTCGTCGTGAAAAGCCCGCCGGCGTCGGTTTTACTCAAGGACGCCGCGAAGGTCGCCAAGGGCGCGGGCAATCCGCTCAAGGAGAAGGTCGGCAAGGTCACTCAAAAACAGCTGGAAGACATCGCCAAGACCAAGATGCCCGATTTGAACTGCTTCAATATCGAGGCGGCCAAGAGAATCGTGGCGGGGACGGCGCGGAATATGGGGATTGAGATCGAGGGATGA
- a CDS encoding RDD family protein — translation MNQLVGPVFDYRDYAGFWRRSIALVIDFLILIIIYLCAAEYWYDLVPESWWTATVAANIEFGLFLFVLAYLFLFRLTQGGTPGYRLVRIRYAHMFNEKPTMLQRSYRAAITMFMIWGLFVIDHFWILFDERKQTWHDKVSGFYVVKCKARPMGTQQVVQRIVNFMMLSLVVWEPKGLARPVVCQSRD, via the coding sequence ATGAACCAACTCGTCGGGCCGGTTTTCGACTATCGAGATTACGCTGGGTTTTGGCGCCGAAGCATCGCGCTTGTCATTGATTTTCTGATCTTAATAATCATCTATTTGTGCGCCGCCGAATACTGGTATGACCTCGTTCCCGAATCGTGGTGGACCGCAACGGTCGCCGCCAATATTGAGTTCGGGCTTTTTCTCTTTGTACTCGCCTATCTTTTCCTTTTTCGTTTGACCCAGGGCGGCACGCCTGGCTATCGGCTGGTCCGAATCCGCTACGCGCACATGTTCAATGAAAAGCCGACAATGTTGCAACGCTCGTATCGCGCGGCGATTACGATGTTCATGATCTGGGGACTGTTTGTCATCGATCATTTTTGGATTCTCTTCGATGAGCGAAAGCAAACATGGCATGACAAAGTGAGCGGCTTCTACGTGGTGAAGTGCAAGGCGCGGCCCATGGGGACACAGCAGGTCGTTCAGCGAATCGTGAACTTCATGATGCTCTCACTCGTCGTGTGGGAGCCAAAGGGTCTGGCGCGGCCGGTCGTCTGTCAATCGCGCGACTAG
- a CDS encoding MOSC domain-containing protein, whose protein sequence is MQIVSVNIGRPQLVARGGRTYSTSINRHPVTGPVHVTLEGFENDRVSDRSVHGGPDKAICCYSHEHYPFWQERLRHEMPVPSFGENLTTDGMLETDICIGDTYRIGSATVQVSQPRQPCAKLAGKHEEPRMIPWVWEEGFSGFYFRVLDTGAIGAGDAVELVSRPHPDLSIVRMLRLKRDVQLSDDLRERLVNLPELAASWRDAFRGKVMGE, encoded by the coding sequence ATGCAAATCGTCTCCGTCAACATCGGCCGCCCGCAACTCGTCGCCAGGGGCGGTCGTACCTACAGCACTTCGATCAATCGACACCCCGTCACGGGCCCCGTCCACGTAACACTGGAAGGATTCGAAAACGACCGCGTCTCCGACCGCTCGGTCCACGGCGGTCCCGACAAGGCGATCTGTTGTTACTCCCATGAGCATTACCCGTTTTGGCAAGAGCGGCTTCGACACGAGATGCCCGTGCCCTCCTTCGGCGAAAATCTCACGACGGACGGGATGTTGGAAACCGACATCTGCATCGGCGACACCTACCGCATCGGCTCGGCCACCGTGCAGGTCTCTCAGCCTCGCCAACCGTGTGCCAAGCTCGCTGGCAAACACGAAGAACCGCGGATGATTCCGTGGGTCTGGGAGGAGGGCTTTTCCGGCTTTTATTTCCGTGTGCTGGACACCGGCGCGATCGGAGCCGGTGACGCCGTCGAACTCGTCTCCCGGCCCCACCCCGATCTGTCCATCGTGCGCATGCTCCGCCTGAAACGCGACGTACAATTGAGTGACGACCTGCGCGAGCGGCTGGTCAACCTGCCCGAACTCGCCGCCTCCTGGCGCGACGCCTTTCGCGGAAAAGTCATGGGGGAATAA
- the pepF gene encoding oligoendopeptidase F, whose product MTMSWGLASQNIAWAQEGGVTNIPSVTGLRPRSEIPERHRWNLTDIFKSDSDFEASFKTADGLIAKLPKLRGTLGHSTESLLTALKLRDDLAAEIDRLIVYAGLSYHEDMSVNVAQGRADRAESLATRAAEAASWLVPEILSLPAGKVHAWLESNKELAVYRHYLEDLERQRAHVLSPREEELLAMAGDIASGPGNIYSRFTNTNLDFPTIKNDKGNDVKLSVGQYSAMIYSRDRRVRKDAWTGLHETYQAKANTLSALLSTHVKQHMFYAKARGFKTCREAALFNPNIPVAVYDNLVATIHRHLPKLHRYVALRKKLMGLSEVHQYDLYVPIVEAPEETLKYDDAVETILKALAPLGPDYIATLRKSFESRWIDVYESPNKRSGAYCWGSYLTHPYLLLNFHGTTNDRSTIAHELGHAMHSWYTVKNQPFIYGDYATFCAEVASTVNEVILAHYLLDHAKTDIERLLILQQQIDEIRTTVFRQTMFAEFEMRFHEMAERGEPLTGEVLSKEYQDMVRKYYGPHAAYDDCGAAEGLRIPHFYSNFYVYTYATSHCAATNIGRRILARDPTAVDGLMKFLSSGSSRYPLETLRLAGVDMTTPRPIEDTMQLFDELLTEFESLFQKQSNRAAQ is encoded by the coding sequence ATGACGATGAGTTGGGGCTTGGCCAGCCAGAACATTGCTTGGGCTCAAGAAGGCGGAGTCACAAATATCCCTTCGGTCACGGGCCTTCGGCCGCGCAGCGAAATTCCGGAAAGACATCGCTGGAACCTCACGGACATCTTCAAGAGTGACTCGGACTTCGAAGCCTCCTTCAAGACGGCCGATGGATTGATCGCCAAGCTGCCCAAGCTCAGGGGAACACTCGGCCATTCCACTGAATCGCTCCTGACCGCCCTCAAGCTCCGCGACGACCTCGCCGCCGAGATCGACCGGCTCATCGTTTATGCCGGTCTTTCTTACCACGAGGATATGAGCGTCAATGTTGCGCAGGGACGCGCGGATCGCGCCGAGTCGCTCGCCACCAGGGCTGCGGAGGCGGCCAGTTGGCTTGTCCCCGAGATCCTCAGCCTTCCAGCGGGAAAGGTCCACGCCTGGTTGGAGTCGAATAAGGAGCTTGCCGTCTATCGCCATTACCTGGAAGACCTCGAACGCCAGCGCGCCCATGTCCTCTCACCCCGCGAGGAGGAATTGCTGGCCATGGCCGGCGACATCGCCTCCGGTCCCGGTAACATCTACAGCCGCTTCACTAACACCAACCTCGACTTCCCCACGATTAAGAACGACAAGGGCAATGACGTGAAGCTCAGCGTCGGCCAATACTCGGCGATGATTTATTCCCGTGACCGCCGCGTCCGCAAAGACGCCTGGACGGGCCTGCACGAAACCTACCAGGCCAAGGCCAACACGCTTTCGGCCCTGCTCTCGACCCACGTCAAGCAGCACATGTTCTACGCCAAAGCCCGCGGATTCAAAACTTGTCGCGAAGCCGCGCTCTTCAATCCCAACATCCCCGTCGCCGTGTACGACAACCTCGTCGCGACGATCCATCGCCATCTGCCGAAGCTGCACCGTTACGTGGCGCTGCGCAAGAAGCTCATGGGCCTTTCCGAAGTGCATCAATACGACCTCTACGTGCCGATCGTTGAGGCGCCGGAGGAGACGCTCAAATACGATGACGCCGTCGAGACGATTCTGAAGGCCCTCGCGCCCCTCGGCCCGGACTACATTGCGACGCTCCGCAAATCCTTTGAGTCCCGCTGGATCGACGTCTACGAGTCGCCCAACAAGCGCAGCGGCGCCTACTGCTGGGGAAGCTACCTCACCCACCCCTACCTGCTGCTCAACTTCCACGGAACCACGAATGACCGCTCCACCATCGCCCACGAATTGGGCCACGCCATGCATTCCTGGTATACCGTCAAGAATCAGCCGTTCATTTACGGCGACTACGCCACGTTCTGCGCCGAAGTTGCGTCTACGGTCAACGAGGTCATCCTGGCCCATTACCTTCTTGACCACGCCAAGACCGACATTGAACGGCTCCTCATTCTCCAGCAACAGATCGACGAAATCCGCACGACAGTCTTTCGCCAGACGATGTTCGCGGAGTTCGAAATGCGCTTTCACGAGATGGCGGAACGAGGCGAGCCGCTGACGGGCGAAGTACTCAGCAAAGAGTATCAGGACATGGTCAGGAAGTATTACGGGCCGCACGCCGCCTACGACGACTGCGGCGCCGCCGAAGGCCTGCGCATCCCGCACTTCTACAGCAACTTTTACGTTTACACCTACGCGACGAGCCACTGCGCCGCGACCAACATCGGCCGCCGCATCCTCGCCAGGGACCCTACGGCCGTGGATGGTCTGATGAAGTTCCTGTCCTCCGGCAGCAGCCGTTACCCTCTCGAAACACTTCGATTGGCCGGCGTGGATATGACGACGCCCAGGCCCATCGAGGACACAATGCAGCTCTTCGATGAATTGCTCACCGAGTTTGAGTCGCTCTTCCAAAAGCAGTCGAACCGCGCGGCACAGTAA
- the sdhA gene encoding succinate dehydrogenase flavoprotein subunit: protein MAKQRVAMIGGGLAGLAGAMKLAELGIAVDLVSMVPVKRSHSVCAQGGINSVNDVTRAQGDSEWKHFDDSVYGGDFLNHQPLIKEMCDWGPRVIDLLDRLGVPFNRTPEGHLDRRRFGGTLYKRTAFAGATTGQQLLYALDEQVRRWDAEGLIKLYEYWEFLGLILDSAGVCKGCVVQDMFSMEIRPLPADAVVLATGGCGLIFGKSTMSMICTGGANSRAYQEGVKYANGEFIQVHPTAIPGADKLRLMSESARGEGGRVWVPRTPQDPRDPLTIPESERYYFLEERYPTYGNLVPRDIATREIFDVCANGGLSVEKGEYCVYLDLTHLPAATTHKLEGILEIYEKFQGVDPRKVPMKIFPAVHYSMGGLWVDYEKDAATGGIVHGAVKNQMTNVPGIYAIGEADYQYHGANRLGANSLLSCIFAGLIVGPSIQSYFKSLKQSAADSPTSLFDAAVRKHRDHFDRLASRTGDENAYRLQDEMGRTMTQNVTVVRHNDKIQATLSKLDELSDRYQRAPLADKGQWTNQNLSYTRALGDMLILAKVIALGALQRDESRGAHYKPDFEMASLDPAAGDLTGQARKWCEQFKKRNDQWLKTTIAVHASDGPKLSYESVDTSLIPPRPRTYGLKGAEEIERIWKTEFIGGATKPKHMAAAAV from the coding sequence ATGGCTAAACAACGTGTGGCAATGATCGGCGGTGGGCTGGCCGGCCTCGCCGGGGCGATGAAGCTCGCTGAACTGGGGATCGCTGTGGACCTCGTCAGCATGGTCCCCGTCAAACGCTCGCACAGCGTTTGCGCACAGGGCGGGATCAACAGCGTCAACGACGTAACCCGCGCCCAGGGCGACAGCGAATGGAAGCACTTCGATGACTCCGTCTATGGCGGTGACTTCCTTAATCACCAGCCGCTGATCAAAGAGATGTGCGACTGGGGACCGCGGGTCATCGACCTGCTTGATCGGTTGGGCGTGCCCTTCAATCGCACACCGGAGGGACATCTCGATCGCCGTCGCTTCGGCGGTACGCTCTACAAGCGCACGGCCTTTGCCGGCGCGACGACCGGCCAGCAGCTCTTGTACGCCCTCGATGAACAGGTTCGCCGCTGGGACGCCGAAGGACTCATCAAGCTCTACGAATACTGGGAGTTCCTCGGCCTCATCCTCGATAGCGCCGGCGTTTGCAAGGGCTGCGTCGTCCAGGACATGTTTTCGATGGAGATCCGCCCCCTCCCCGCCGACGCCGTCGTCCTCGCGACCGGTGGCTGCGGATTGATCTTCGGCAAGAGCACCATGTCGATGATCTGCACCGGCGGAGCCAACAGCCGGGCCTATCAGGAAGGCGTCAAATACGCCAATGGCGAGTTCATCCAGGTGCACCCGACCGCCATCCCCGGCGCGGACAAGCTCCGCCTCATGAGCGAAAGCGCCCGCGGCGAGGGCGGTCGCGTATGGGTTCCGCGAACGCCGCAAGACCCCCGCGACCCGCTCACGATCCCCGAATCCGAGCGTTACTACTTTCTCGAAGAACGTTACCCGACGTACGGAAACCTCGTCCCGCGCGACATCGCCACGCGGGAAATCTTCGACGTCTGCGCCAACGGCGGCTTGAGCGTGGAAAAAGGTGAATACTGCGTCTATCTCGACCTGACCCACCTGCCCGCCGCGACAACCCACAAGCTCGAAGGCATTCTCGAAATCTATGAGAAATTCCAGGGGGTTGATCCGCGAAAAGTCCCCATGAAGATCTTTCCCGCCGTTCATTACTCCATGGGCGGTCTCTGGGTCGATTACGAAAAAGACGCTGCGACGGGCGGAATCGTCCACGGAGCGGTCAAGAACCAAATGACCAATGTCCCCGGCATCTACGCCATCGGCGAAGCCGACTACCAGTATCACGGCGCGAATCGCCTCGGCGCGAATTCGCTGCTGTCTTGCATCTTCGCGGGCCTGATCGTCGGCCCGTCGATTCAGTCCTATTTCAAGTCGCTCAAACAATCCGCCGCCGATAGCCCCACGTCGCTCTTCGACGCCGCTGTGCGGAAACACCGCGATCATTTCGACCGGCTGGCCTCGCGGACCGGCGATGAAAACGCCTACAGGCTGCAAGATGAAATGGGCCGGACGATGACGCAAAACGTCACGGTCGTACGCCACAACGACAAGATACAGGCCACGCTGTCCAAGCTGGACGAGCTTTCCGACCGTTATCAACGCGCGCCGCTGGCCGATAAGGGGCAGTGGACGAACCAGAACCTGTCCTACACCCGCGCGCTCGGCGACATGCTCATTCTCGCCAAGGTCATCGCCCTCGGCGCGCTGCAGCGCGACGAATCCCGCGGCGCCCATTACAAGCCGGATTTCGAGATGGCCAGCCTCGACCCCGCCGCCGGCGACCTCACGGGCCAGGCCCGAAAATGGTGCGAACAATTCAAGAAGCGTAATGACCAGTGGCTCAAGACGACGATCGCCGTCCACGCTTCCGATGGACCCAAGCTCTCCTACGAATCGGTCGACACGAGCCTGATTCCCCCGCGGCCGCGCACCTACGGTCTCAAGGGCGCGGAAGAAATCGAGCGAATCTGGAAGACTGAATTCATCGGCGGCGCTACCAAGCCCAAGCATATGGCCGCTGCAGCGGTATAA
- a CDS encoding succinate dehydrogenase cytochrome b558 subunit translates to MATPLPDTPTFDEKHHFLLRKLHSLTGIVPIGVFLIEHLLTNSLAAGWASKTPGPERFNEAVHGLHHLPYLWALELFGIFLPLAFHALYGVKIALTAQPNAREYPYMANRRYTLQRVTGYIALVFIIVHLLKFRFAHWVGWGPEFIGSENPYEITRTGLTQWRITQLGLVVPVWITLSFYLLGLAASVYHFANGIWTFCISWGITVGAQAQRKMGYACAAVGIVLFLWGGMSLYAFARTPLDAKAAPKTMAVQQVNES, encoded by the coding sequence TTGGCCACGCCACTTCCTGACACGCCCACTTTTGATGAGAAGCATCATTTCCTGCTCCGCAAGCTGCATTCGCTGACCGGCATCGTGCCGATCGGTGTCTTCCTCATCGAGCATCTCTTGACCAACTCGCTGGCCGCAGGCTGGGCTTCGAAGACTCCCGGTCCGGAGCGTTTCAACGAGGCCGTCCATGGCCTGCACCACTTGCCCTACCTATGGGCGCTCGAACTCTTTGGGATTTTCCTCCCGCTTGCCTTCCACGCCCTCTACGGCGTGAAAATCGCCCTCACCGCGCAGCCCAATGCTCGCGAATATCCCTACATGGCCAATCGTCGCTACACGCTGCAACGCGTCACAGGCTATATCGCGCTGGTTTTCATCATCGTACACCTCTTGAAATTCCGATTTGCGCACTGGGTGGGTTGGGGACCGGAATTCATTGGAAGCGAGAACCCGTACGAGATCACCCGCACCGGCCTTACCCAATGGAGGATTACCCAACTTGGCCTGGTGGTCCCCGTGTGGATCACGCTAAGCTTTTACCTCCTCGGCCTCGCGGCATCTGTGTACCATTTCGCCAACGGAATCTGGACGTTCTGCATTAGCTGGGGCATTACCGTCGGTGCCCAGGCCCAGCGGAAAATGGGCTACGCGTGCGCGGCCGTGGGGATCGTCCTTTTTCTCTGGGGCGGGATGAGCCTCTACGCGTTCGCGAGAACGCCGCTGGACGCGAAAGCGGCTCCCAAAACAATGGCCGTGCAGCAAGTGAACGAAAGTTGA